In Xanthomonas sp. SI, the following are encoded in one genomic region:
- the hflD gene encoding high frequency lysogenization protein HflD, producing the protein MTDSMDARVLALAGVAQALQQVRRIAETGQSEASLVRTLLDSVFRTDADTPEAVYGRVGDVAPGLRLLHNYFRNQGQDEALPRLALAVLQLERRFVRDTETSAKVTAGIARIAPMLGEHADSAHPEIIGALGQLYADTISHLRPRVMVQGNPHYLGQAGVVAEIRALLLAAVRSAVLWRQMGGSLWDFLLAKRRMIDAVDRALG; encoded by the coding sequence ATGACCGATTCCATGGACGCGCGCGTGCTGGCGCTGGCCGGCGTCGCCCAGGCCCTGCAGCAGGTGCGGCGCATCGCCGAGACCGGGCAGTCCGAGGCGTCGCTGGTGCGGACCCTGCTGGACAGCGTGTTCCGCACCGACGCCGACACGCCGGAGGCGGTCTATGGCCGGGTCGGCGACGTCGCGCCCGGGCTGCGCCTGCTGCACAACTATTTCCGCAACCAGGGCCAGGACGAGGCGCTGCCGCGGCTGGCGCTGGCGGTGCTGCAGCTGGAACGGCGCTTCGTGCGCGACACCGAGACCAGCGCCAAGGTCACCGCCGGCATCGCCCGGATCGCGCCGATGCTGGGCGAACACGCCGACAGTGCGCATCCGGAGATAATCGGCGCGCTCGGCCAGCTGTATGCGGACACCATCAGCCACCTGCGCCCGCGGGTGATGGTGCAGGGCAATCCGCATTACCTGGGCCAGGCCGGGGTAGTGGCGGAGATCCGCGCGCTGTTGCTGGCCGCGGTGCGCTCGGCGGTGCTGTGGCGGCAGATGGGCGGCAGCCTGTGGGATTTCCTGCTGGCCAAGCGGCGCATGATCGACGCGGTGGACCGCGCGCTGGGCTGA
- a CDS encoding methyl-accepting chemotaxis protein: MYSRLLIRLAAPLALTLLFPIAAGFDWPAPVRWAILTTMTLSWLGFAAWTAYSQSRRSPEQSKIMREQDQLLSELRNFVGNEIEGSRSEIERARELIRQAVSGLGGSFEAMNRKSRQQSVALARIVDRAGDDGGAGVDVARFAQHASHRMEQLVEALEQVSGQSSATVHYIDDMSQHLDGIFALLEDVKSIADQTNLLALNAAIEAARAGEAGRGFAVVADEVRNLSERSTTFNEQIRKLAHSSKDAIAKVRETVSHMASRDMDRSREARAEAASMLDNVAAINNSLGEGMREISECGRAIDSSVAEAVRSLQFEDIATQALGGVHTHLDRLTAINREAVGLQELLHRNGGVFDNELVEALQRVGTRLREMRVEWERPPHKAVAQQSMGAGTVELF; this comes from the coding sequence ATGTACTCACGCCTCCTAATCCGTCTGGCCGCCCCGCTCGCCCTGACGCTGCTGTTCCCCATCGCCGCCGGTTTCGATTGGCCGGCCCCGGTCCGTTGGGCCATCCTCACCACGATGACGTTGAGTTGGCTGGGCTTCGCCGCCTGGACAGCCTACAGCCAGAGCCGGCGCTCGCCGGAGCAGTCCAAGATCATGCGCGAGCAGGATCAGCTGCTGTCGGAGTTGCGCAACTTCGTCGGCAACGAGATCGAGGGCTCGCGCAGCGAAATCGAACGGGCCCGCGAACTGATCCGTCAGGCGGTCAGCGGCCTGGGCGGCAGCTTCGAGGCGATGAACCGCAAGTCGCGGCAGCAGAGCGTGGCGCTTGCGCGGATCGTGGACCGCGCCGGCGACGACGGCGGTGCCGGGGTCGACGTGGCCCGCTTCGCCCAGCATGCCAGCCACCGCATGGAGCAATTGGTCGAGGCGCTGGAACAGGTCAGCGGCCAGAGCAGCGCCACGGTGCATTACATCGACGACATGTCGCAGCACCTGGACGGCATCTTCGCCCTGCTGGAGGACGTCAAGTCGATCGCCGACCAGACCAATCTGCTGGCGCTGAACGCGGCGATCGAAGCGGCGCGTGCCGGCGAGGCGGGCCGCGGCTTCGCGGTGGTCGCCGACGAGGTGCGCAACCTGTCCGAGCGCTCGACCACCTTCAACGAGCAGATCCGCAAGCTGGCGCACAGCTCCAAGGACGCCATCGCCAAGGTCCGCGAGACGGTTTCGCACATGGCCTCGCGCGACATGGACCGTTCCCGCGAGGCGCGCGCCGAAGCCGCGTCGATGCTGGACAACGTGGCGGCGATCAACAATTCGCTGGGCGAAGGCATGCGCGAGATTTCCGAGTGCGGCCGCGCCATCGACAGCAGCGTCGCCGAAGCGGTGCGTTCCCTGCAGTTCGAGGACATCGCGACCCAGGCCCTGGGTGGCGTGCATACCCACCTGGACCGCCTGACCGCGATCAACCGCGAGGCTGTGGGCCTGCAGGAACTGCTGCATCGCAACGGTGGCGTGTTCGACAACGAACTGGTCGAGGCCCTGCAGCGGGTCGGCACCCGCCTGCGCGAGATGCGCGTGGAGTGGGAGCGTCCGCCGCACAAGGCGGTGGCGCAGCAGAGCATGGGCGCCGGCACCGTCGAGTTGTTCTGA
- the clpA gene encoding ATP-dependent Clp protease ATP-binding subunit ClpA: MFSKDLEQTIGQCYKRAREARHEFMTVEHLLLALLDNPSAQAVLKACGADTERLRGELEQAIEASVSRLAEDDGRDTQPTLGFQRVLQRAVYHVQSSGKKEVTGANVLVAIFGEKDSHAVYFLNQQDITRLDIVNYLSHGIAKLGEEGESPAPSDGEAKGEAGEGEAKGDALAEYASNLNEQARNGRIDPLVGRADEIERTIQVLCRRRKNNPLYVGEAGVGKTAIAEGLAKRIVEGSVPEVLADAVIYSLDLGALVAGTKYRGDFEKRLKGVLTSLKKVPNAVLFIDEIHTIIGAGSASGGTMDASNLIKPALASGDLRCIGSTTFQEYRGIFEKDRALARRFQKIDIVEPTVGETFEILQGLKPKYEAHHGVTYADDALQAAVDLSVKHIGDRLLPDKAIDVMDEAGARQRLLPQGVRKELIDIEEIETIVAKMARIPAKQVSATDKDVLQHLERNLKMVIFGQDPAIETLASSIKLARSGLANPEKPIGNFLFAGPTGVGKTEVTKQLALQLGIELVRFDMSEYMEPHSISRLIGAPPGYVGFDQGGLLTEKIVKTPHCVLLLDEVEKAHPDIFNILLQVMDRGVLTDTNGREANFKNVILVMTTNAGATQASRRSIGFTKQDHSTDAMESIRRSFTPEFRNRLDAVVQFQPLAFSHILRVVDKFIIELEMLLQEKHVSLSATPTARDWLAQHGFDPLMGARPMARVIQDKVKRPLADELLFGKLVGGGRVTIDVREGELVVDAQAEPERLLPATVE; encoded by the coding sequence ATGTTCAGCAAAGATCTCGAGCAAACCATCGGCCAGTGCTACAAGCGCGCCCGGGAAGCCCGCCATGAGTTCATGACGGTCGAACACCTGTTGTTGGCATTGCTCGACAACCCTTCGGCGCAGGCGGTGCTGAAAGCCTGCGGTGCCGATACCGAGCGCCTGCGCGGCGAGTTGGAGCAAGCCATCGAGGCTTCGGTGTCGCGCCTGGCCGAAGACGACGGCCGCGACACGCAACCCACGCTGGGCTTCCAGCGGGTGCTGCAGCGCGCGGTCTACCACGTGCAGTCCTCGGGCAAGAAGGAAGTCACCGGCGCCAACGTGCTGGTCGCGATCTTCGGCGAAAAGGACTCGCATGCCGTGTATTTCCTGAATCAGCAGGACATCACCCGGCTCGACATCGTCAACTACCTGTCGCACGGCATCGCCAAGCTCGGCGAAGAGGGCGAAAGCCCGGCGCCGTCCGACGGCGAGGCCAAGGGCGAGGCGGGCGAGGGCGAGGCCAAGGGCGACGCGCTGGCCGAATACGCCAGCAACCTGAACGAACAGGCGCGCAACGGCCGCATCGACCCGCTGGTCGGCCGTGCCGACGAGATCGAGCGCACCATCCAGGTGTTGTGCCGCCGGCGCAAGAACAACCCGCTGTACGTGGGCGAGGCCGGTGTCGGCAAGACCGCGATCGCCGAGGGCCTGGCCAAGCGCATCGTCGAGGGCAGCGTGCCCGAGGTGCTGGCCGACGCGGTCATCTATTCGCTGGACCTGGGCGCGCTGGTCGCCGGCACCAAGTACCGCGGCGACTTCGAAAAGCGCCTGAAGGGCGTGCTGACCTCGCTGAAGAAGGTGCCCAACGCGGTGCTGTTCATCGACGAGATCCACACCATCATCGGCGCCGGTTCGGCGTCGGGCGGCACCATGGACGCCTCCAACCTGATCAAGCCGGCGCTGGCGTCGGGCGACCTGCGTTGCATCGGCTCGACCACGTTCCAGGAATACCGCGGCATCTTCGAGAAGGACCGCGCGCTGGCGCGGCGCTTCCAGAAGATCGACATCGTCGAGCCGACCGTGGGCGAGACCTTCGAGATCCTGCAGGGCCTGAAGCCCAAGTACGAGGCGCACCACGGCGTGACCTACGCCGACGACGCGCTGCAGGCGGCGGTGGACCTGTCGGTCAAGCACATCGGCGACCGCCTGCTGCCGGACAAGGCGATCGACGTGATGGACGAGGCCGGCGCGCGCCAGCGGCTGCTGCCGCAAGGGGTGCGCAAGGAACTGATCGACATTGAGGAGATCGAGACCATCGTCGCCAAGATGGCGCGGATCCCGGCCAAGCAGGTCAGCGCCACCGATAAGGACGTGCTGCAGCACCTGGAGCGCAACCTGAAGATGGTGATCTTCGGCCAGGATCCGGCGATCGAGACGCTGGCCTCGTCGATCAAGCTGGCGCGCTCGGGCCTGGCCAATCCGGAGAAGCCGATCGGCAACTTCCTGTTCGCCGGCCCCACCGGCGTCGGCAAGACCGAGGTGACCAAGCAGCTGGCGCTGCAGCTGGGCATCGAGCTGGTGCGCTTCGACATGTCCGAGTACATGGAGCCGCATTCGATCAGCCGCCTGATCGGTGCGCCCCCTGGCTATGTCGGCTTCGACCAGGGCGGCCTGCTGACCGAGAAGATCGTCAAGACCCCGCACTGCGTGCTGCTGCTGGACGAGGTGGAGAAGGCGCATCCGGACATCTTCAACATCCTGTTGCAGGTCATGGACCGCGGCGTGCTGACCGACACCAACGGGCGCGAAGCCAACTTCAAGAACGTGATCCTGGTGATGACCACCAATGCCGGTGCCACCCAGGCCTCGCGGCGCTCGATCGGCTTCACCAAGCAGGACCATTCCACCGACGCGATGGAGAGCATCCGCCGCAGCTTCACCCCGGAATTCCGCAACCGCCTGGACGCGGTGGTGCAGTTCCAGCCGCTGGCGTTCAGCCACATCCTGCGCGTGGTCGACAAGTTCATCATCGAACTGGAGATGCTGCTGCAGGAGAAGCATGTGTCGCTGTCGGCCACGCCGACCGCGCGCGACTGGCTGGCCCAGCACGGCTTCGACCCGCTGATGGGCGCGCGGCCGATGGCGCGGGTGATCCAGGACAAGGTCAAGCGCCCGCTGGCGGACGAACTGCTGTTCGGCAAGCTGGTCGGCGGCGGCCGCGTCACCATCGACGTGCGCGAGGGCGAGCTGGTGGTGGATGCCCAGGCCGAGCCGGAGCGCCTGCTGCCGGCGACCGTCGAGTGA
- a CDS encoding NUDIX hydrolase, producing MALAPGPWQPDVTVATVVVRDGRLLQVEESIAGALVLNQPAGHLEPDESLLQAALRETLEETGWQVRLTAFIGAYQWKADNGRHYLRFAFAAEPVAHDPQRPLDDGIVRALWMTPAELEAAAPRWRSPLVWQVAADFLAGKRYPLDLVQQLA from the coding sequence ATGGCGCTGGCTCCCGGCCCCTGGCAGCCCGATGTGACCGTGGCCACGGTGGTGGTCCGCGACGGCCGTCTGCTGCAGGTGGAGGAATCCATCGCCGGCGCGCTGGTGCTTAACCAGCCGGCCGGGCACCTGGAGCCGGACGAGAGCCTGCTGCAGGCGGCGCTGCGCGAGACGCTGGAGGAAACCGGCTGGCAGGTGCGGCTGACCGCGTTCATCGGCGCCTATCAATGGAAGGCCGACAACGGCCGCCACTACCTGCGCTTCGCCTTCGCCGCCGAGCCGGTCGCGCACGACCCGCAGCGGCCGCTGGACGACGGCATCGTGCGCGCCCTGTGGATGACCCCGGCCGAGCTGGAGGCTGCCGCGCCGCGCTGGCGCAGCCCGCTGGTGTGGCAGGTGGCCGCCGATTTCCTCGCCGGCAAGCGCTATCCGCTGGACCTGGTGCAGCAACTGGCATGA
- the aat gene encoding leucyl/phenylalanyl-tRNA--protein transferase has protein sequence MRRLPALLATDPAAPFPPAASALREPEGLLAIGGDLTATRLLNAYAHGIFPWYSDGDPIMWWSPDPRTVFRSDAVRLSSRFRRSLRHSPWRVRADTAFAQVIAACAQAPRRGQDGTWITAEMSAAYVALHRAGHAHSVEVFDGEALVGGIYGVACGRMFFGESMFSARSGGSKVALAALARRLHGWGWPLIDAQVENDHLLSLGAQRWPRAAFLDAVATLVAKPAPPGPWTPHFGELAAAELALP, from the coding sequence ATGCGCCGTCTCCCTGCCCTGCTTGCCACCGATCCGGCCGCCCCGTTCCCGCCCGCGGCGAGCGCGTTGCGCGAACCGGAAGGGCTACTCGCGATCGGCGGCGACCTGACCGCGACGCGCCTGCTCAATGCCTACGCGCACGGCATCTTCCCCTGGTACTCGGACGGCGATCCGATCATGTGGTGGAGCCCGGACCCGCGCACCGTGTTCCGCAGCGACGCGGTGCGGCTGTCCTCGCGCTTCCGCCGCTCGCTGCGCCACTCGCCGTGGCGGGTGCGCGCCGACACCGCGTTCGCGCAGGTGATCGCCGCCTGCGCGCAGGCGCCGCGCCGCGGCCAGGACGGGACCTGGATCACCGCCGAGATGAGCGCCGCCTATGTCGCCCTGCATCGCGCCGGGCACGCGCACTCGGTGGAAGTGTTCGACGGCGAGGCACTGGTCGGCGGCATCTACGGCGTGGCGTGCGGACGCATGTTCTTCGGCGAAAGCATGTTCAGTGCGCGCAGCGGCGGTTCCAAGGTGGCGCTGGCGGCATTGGCCAGGCGCCTGCATGGCTGGGGCTGGCCGCTGATCGATGCCCAGGTCGAGAACGACCACCTGCTGAGCCTCGGCGCGCAGCGCTGGCCGCGCGCGGCGTTCCTCGACGCGGTCGCCACGCTGGTGGCCAAGCCCGCTCCACCTGGCCCGTGGACGCCGCATTTCGGCGAACTGGCGGCCGCGGAACTGGCCTTGCCCTGA
- the mnmA gene encoding tRNA 2-thiouridine(34) synthase MnmA: MNGARIMVGVSGGVDSSVAAWQLVQQGADVAGLFMQNWADDGSGDCRAEDDRRDAVAVCGLLGMPFHFRDFSQEYWQGVFAHFLAEYAAGRTPNPDVLCNREVKFKHFLDAARELGAERIATGHYARVVFADGRWRLLRGVDRNKDQSYFLHQLGQAQLAATLFPVGELPKEQVRRIAREAGLPTHAKKDSTGICFIGERDFREFLGRYLPARRGEIRDPQEQVVAEHPGVFYFTLGQREGLNIGGVRGRAAAPWYVVGKDVAGNVLYVDQDRDSPHLMSTQLQSEAAHWIAGSAPARRFDCTAQTRYRQADEPCMVEVADDGTLAVRFARPQRAVTPGQSLVLYQGDECLGGAVIATTDAPLQRRLAQRTDLHEETTR, from the coding sequence ATGAACGGCGCGCGGATCATGGTCGGCGTCTCCGGCGGGGTCGATTCGTCGGTGGCGGCCTGGCAGCTGGTGCAGCAAGGCGCCGACGTGGCCGGCCTGTTCATGCAGAACTGGGCCGACGACGGCAGCGGGGATTGCCGCGCCGAGGACGACCGCCGCGACGCGGTGGCGGTGTGCGGCCTGCTCGGCATGCCGTTCCACTTCCGCGATTTCTCCCAGGAATACTGGCAAGGCGTGTTCGCGCACTTCCTGGCCGAATACGCCGCCGGGCGCACGCCCAACCCGGACGTGCTGTGCAACCGCGAGGTCAAGTTCAAGCATTTCCTGGACGCGGCGCGCGAACTCGGCGCCGAACGCATCGCCACCGGCCACTACGCCCGGGTGGTCTTCGCCGACGGTCGCTGGCGGCTGCTGCGCGGGGTGGACCGCAACAAGGATCAGAGCTATTTCCTGCATCAGCTCGGCCAGGCGCAGTTGGCCGCGACCCTGTTCCCGGTCGGCGAGCTGCCCAAGGAACAGGTACGGCGCATCGCCCGCGAGGCCGGCCTGCCGACCCACGCGAAGAAGGACTCCACCGGCATCTGCTTCATCGGCGAGCGCGACTTCCGCGAATTCCTCGGCCGCTATCTGCCGGCCCGGCGCGGCGAAATCCGCGACCCGCAGGAACAGGTCGTGGCCGAGCATCCGGGGGTGTTCTATTTCACCCTGGGCCAGCGCGAGGGCCTGAACATCGGCGGCGTGCGCGGCCGCGCGGCGGCGCCCTGGTACGTGGTCGGCAAGGACGTGGCGGGCAACGTGCTGTACGTGGACCAGGACCGCGACAGCCCGCATCTGATGTCCACGCAGCTGCAGTCCGAAGCCGCGCACTGGATCGCCGGGTCGGCGCCGGCGCGGCGCTTCGACTGCACCGCGCAGACCCGTTACCGCCAGGCCGATGAGCCGTGCATGGTCGAGGTGGCCGACGACGGCACCCTGGCGGTGCGCTTCGCCCGCCCGCAGCGCGCCGTGACCCCCGGCCAGTCGCTGGTGCTGTACCAGGGCGACGAGTGCCTGGGCGGCGCCGTGATCGCCACCACCGATGCCCCGCTGCAACGCCGTCTGGCGCAGCGCACCGATCTACATGAGGAAACCACCCGATGA
- the infA gene encoding translation initiation factor IF-1, with product MSKDDSIEFEGTVSETLPNTTFRVKLENGHEIIAHISGRMRKNYIRILTGDRVKVEMTPYDLTKGRITYRMK from the coding sequence ATGTCGAAAGACGACTCCATCGAATTCGAAGGCACCGTCAGCGAGACGTTGCCCAATACCACCTTCCGGGTCAAGCTGGAAAATGGGCACGAGATCATCGCCCACATCTCCGGACGCATGCGCAAGAACTACATCCGCATCCTGACCGGCGACCGGGTGAAGGTCGAGATGACCCCGTACGACCTGACCAAGGGCCGTATCACCTACCGCATGAAGTGA
- the clpS gene encoding ATP-dependent Clp protease adapter ClpS, with the protein MPRKNSSDHDHGVMVETGKPEVARPPMYQVLLLNDDYTPMDFVVTVLQQFFSLDLEKATQVMLHVHTRGRGVCGVYTREVAESKVAQVNEFSRMNQHPLLCTMEKA; encoded by the coding sequence ATGCCTCGCAAGAATTCTTCAGACCACGACCACGGCGTAATGGTGGAGACCGGCAAGCCCGAAGTCGCCCGCCCGCCGATGTACCAAGTGCTGTTGCTGAACGACGACTACACCCCGATGGACTTCGTGGTGACCGTGTTGCAGCAGTTTTTCTCGCTGGACCTGGAGAAGGCCACGCAGGTGATGCTGCACGTGCATACCCGCGGCCGCGGCGTCTGCGGCGTGTATACCCGCGAAGTGGCTGAATCCAAGGTAGCTCAGGTGAACGAGTTTTCGCGGATGAACCAGCATCCCCTGTTGTGCACGATGGAAAAAGCCTGA